From the Calonectris borealis chromosome 12, bCalBor7.hap1.2, whole genome shotgun sequence genome, one window contains:
- the LOC142087244 gene encoding histamine H3 receptor-like, whose translation MGQDLPWLNHSGSPRPAGNACAADGQRGGPFSAATAALVAALMGLLVLATVLGNALVILAFVVDRSLRTQGNFFFLNLAIADLLVGGFCIPLYIPYVLTGEWRLGKGLCKLWLVVDYLVCTASVFNIVLISFDRFISVTKAVSYRAQKGMTRNAILKMITVWIAAFLLYGPAILSWEHIAQKSILPKGECHAEFFYNWYFLMIASTIEFFTPFITVTYFNLSIYLNIRKRTSLRNENPSPGQEDCEMSFQGKKGEHTIFFVKPANRHKHEKRASSLSPPKKASRLSLHKLDNQSLNLNVPPLQVEVKTKPHRNGFYKTTESICNATSRVDIANTMANRFRLSRDKRVAKSLAIIVCVFGLCWAPYTLLMIIRAACHGHCVQYSLYETSFWLLWVNSAINPVLYPLCHMSFRKAFIKLLCPGKAKIHPHIFM comes from the exons ATGGGCCAGGACTTGCCGTGGCTCAACCACTCCGGCAGCCCGCGGCCGGCGGGCAATGCCTGTGCGGCGgacgggcagcgcggcgggcccTTCTCCGCGGCCACCGCTGCGCTGGTGGCGGCGCTTatggggctgctggtgctggccACGGTGTTGGGCAATGCCCTGGTCATTCTGGCGTTCGTGGTGGACCGGAGCCTCCGCACGCAGGGCAACTTCTTCTTCCTCAACCTGGCCATCGCCGACCTGCTGGTGG GCGGCTTCTGCATCCCCCTCTACATCCCCTACGTGCTGACGGGCGAGTGGAGACTCGGCAAGGGCTTATGTAAGCTGTGGCTGGTGGTAGACTACCTGGTGTGCACCGCTTCCGTCTTCAACATCGTCCTTATCAGCTTCGACAGGTTCATCTCTGTCACCAAAGCG gtCAGTTACAGGGCTCAGAAAGGGATGACCAGAAATGCAATATTGAAGATGATCACTGTATggattgctgcttttcttctctatgGTCCAGCCATTCTCAGTTGGGAGCACATTGCCCAAAAGAGCATCCTCCCCAAAGGAGAATGTCATGCAGAATTCTTCTACAACTGGTATTTCCTAATGATTGCCTCTACTATTGAATTCTTTACACCTTTCATCACTGTTACATACTTTAACTTAAGTATTTACCTTAACATCAGGAAACGCACATCCCTCAGAAACGAAAACCCATCACCTGGTCAAGAGGACTGTGAAATGagtttccaggggaaaaaaggggaacaCACTATATTTTTTGTAAAACCTGCTAACAGACATAAACATGAGAAGAGAGCAAGCAgcctttctcccccaaaaaaggctTCAAGGCTCAGCCTACATAAGCTTGACAATCAGTCATTAAATTTGAATGTTCCACCACTTCAGGTGGAAGTCAAGACCAAGCCTCATAGGAATGGTTTCTACAAAACTACAGAAAGCATATGCAACGCCACCAGCAGAGTGGACATTGCTAATACTATGGCAAATAGATTTAGACTTTCCCGGGATAAAAGAGTAGCAAAGTCTTTAGCAATTATTGTCTGTGTGTTTGGTTTGTGTTGGGCTCCATATACACTTTTGATGATCATCAGAGCAGCTTGCCATGGGCACTGTGTGCAGTACTCACTCTATGAGACTTCATTTTGGCTTCTGTGGGTGAATTCAGCCATTAACCCTGTTCTATACCCACTGTGTCACATGAGCTTTAGGAAAGCCTTTATAAAACTCCTGTGTCCAGGAAAAGCCAAAATTCATCCtcatatttttatgtga